The following proteins come from a genomic window of Candidatus Francisella endociliophora:
- a CDS encoding MFS transporter — protein sequence MPNESFYLPAKKSMIFMAWVICLVVTLDYSYDFFIRAAPGVMAQSLSEAFKIDSTQIGWLSSAYFISYTIMQLPAGIILDKYNRKLVIGGATLLCVLGNYLFSATNSYEIAFIGRIFMGIGSAFGFIGAAKMAAMWLPRRFFSAFISFATMIGILGGLVTDTFLSTLVRDLGWRQGNEVFTYIGVAILLLVFILVKDNKKFVEQHSHINNASLLENIQMVARIFTNYKFWAAALIGAALFIPINVLGSLWGVGFIQAKYQLSEAYASYINSILFLGTAIGFGLAALISIFTTRFRLMLTISLFSLVVISAILLYMDISLKTFIVLYFFLGLMSGSEALTFAIGRFISPKGTAGSATAGINLINNMIPVILLPAIGHILVKYGSFIKGSSSIYTISSYHHALAVIIVLLIICLPITMLLPRNTEI from the coding sequence ATGCCTAACGAATCTTTTTATCTACCAGCAAAAAAGTCCATGATCTTTATGGCATGGGTAATTTGTCTTGTTGTAACTCTTGACTATAGTTATGACTTCTTTATAAGAGCAGCTCCTGGCGTTATGGCACAAAGCCTATCTGAAGCTTTTAAAATTGACTCCACTCAAATTGGATGGCTTTCTTCTGCATACTTTATTTCATATACAATTATGCAACTTCCAGCAGGGATTATTCTAGATAAATATAATCGCAAACTTGTTATTGGTGGAGCTACTCTTTTGTGTGTGTTGGGTAATTATCTTTTTTCAGCAACCAACAGTTATGAAATTGCTTTTATAGGTAGAATTTTCATGGGAATAGGGTCTGCTTTCGGATTCATTGGAGCAGCTAAAATGGCTGCTATGTGGCTACCAAGAAGATTCTTCTCAGCATTTATTAGTTTTGCAACTATGATAGGTATTTTAGGTGGTTTAGTAACTGATACTTTCCTTTCAACTCTTGTTAGAGATTTAGGCTGGAGACAAGGCAATGAAGTATTTACATATATTGGTGTAGCAATATTATTATTAGTCTTTATTTTAGTAAAAGATAATAAAAAGTTTGTAGAGCAGCACAGTCATATCAATAACGCCTCCCTTCTTGAAAACATTCAAATGGTTGCTAGGATTTTCACAAACTATAAATTTTGGGCTGCCGCTCTTATTGGGGCTGCGTTATTTATTCCTATTAATGTCCTTGGATCTTTATGGGGAGTAGGTTTCATTCAGGCTAAATATCAACTAAGTGAAGCTTATGCCTCTTATATAAACAGTATCCTATTCTTAGGCACAGCTATTGGATTTGGTCTTGCCGCTCTTATAAGCATCTTTACTACCAGATTTAGATTAATGTTAACTATTAGTCTTTTTTCTTTAGTTGTTATTTCAGCTATTTTGCTTTATATGGATATTAGCCTAAAAACTTTTATAGTGTTATATTTCTTTTTAGGTTTGATGTCTGGCTCAGAAGCTTTAACATTTGCAATCGGTAGATTCATATCTCCAAAGGGTACTGCAGGTTCTGCTACAGCAGGAATCAATCTTATCAATAACATGATCCCTGTTATCCTATTACCAGCGATAGGTCATATACTTGTAAAATATGGCTCCTTTATAAAAGGTTCCTCTAGCATATATACAATCTCAAGCTATCATCATGCTTTAGCTGTGATTATAGTTCTTCTAATAATTTGCTTGCCAATTACAATGTTACTACCAAGAAACACTGAAATATAA
- a CDS encoding MFS transporter, producing the protein MDESHLPKSKHLIFFAWIICIIATLNYSYDFFIRAAPGVMSEELIDAFKINSASIGWLSSAYFIAYTTMQIPAGVIIDKYNRKYVIAIATMLCVIGNFLFSATNYYEVAFLGRILMGVGSAFGFVGAAKMAGMWLPQRFFSTFIGIATIVGILGGLVTDTVLASLVNSLGWREGNTVFTYIGVGLLIFVLIFIKDNHKHVEKFRHFNEANFAETIQKVLKIFKNYKFWAASLIGASIFIPINVLGSLWGVTFIQHKLEITQTQASNLNATLFIGAAIGYAIFGIIAAFTTRLRLMLILSLIFSVTIIFLLLFVDLNKTYFICLYTLLGVMAGPQAVTFTIAKVISPPGTSGSSTAGVNMINNLFAVILLPVIGYVLTYVTTHLDDGYNNIIDFQYALSIVIIIFLICIPLCFLLPKNVDI; encoded by the coding sequence ATGGATGAATCACATCTACCCAAATCTAAACATTTAATCTTTTTTGCTTGGATAATCTGTATAATAGCTACTCTCAACTATAGTTATGATTTCTTTATAAGAGCTGCTCCCGGAGTTATGAGCGAAGAACTTATAGATGCTTTTAAAATAAACAGTGCATCTATTGGTTGGTTATCATCAGCATACTTTATTGCTTATACAACAATGCAGATACCCGCTGGTGTTATTATTGATAAATATAATCGTAAATATGTAATAGCTATTGCCACAATGCTTTGTGTAATAGGAAATTTTTTATTTTCAGCTACAAATTACTATGAAGTTGCCTTTCTGGGTCGGATTTTGATGGGAGTTGGTTCAGCTTTTGGGTTTGTTGGTGCAGCTAAAATGGCTGGTATGTGGCTACCTCAACGATTTTTCTCAACTTTCATTGGAATTGCTACCATTGTAGGCATATTAGGAGGATTAGTTACAGATACTGTTCTAGCTAGTTTAGTTAACTCTCTAGGATGGCGAGAAGGTAATACTGTATTTACATACATTGGTGTAGGACTGCTTATATTTGTACTTATATTTATAAAAGATAATCATAAGCATGTCGAAAAATTTAGGCACTTTAATGAAGCTAATTTTGCAGAGACAATCCAAAAAGTTTTAAAAATATTTAAAAATTATAAATTCTGGGCTGCTAGTCTAATTGGTGCAAGTATCTTTATCCCAATAAATGTCTTAGGATCTTTATGGGGAGTCACATTTATCCAACATAAGCTTGAAATAACCCAAACACAAGCTTCTAATCTAAATGCCACACTATTTATAGGTGCTGCTATTGGTTATGCTATATTTGGTATTATTGCTGCTTTTACTACAAGACTGAGGTTAATGTTAATTCTTAGCTTAATATTTTCCGTTACAATAATATTTTTATTACTTTTTGTAGATCTAAACAAAACTTACTTTATTTGTTTATACACGTTGCTAGGGGTTATGGCTGGTCCTCAAGCTGTTACATTCACTATCGCAAAAGTCATCTCTCCTCCTGGAACATCAGGCTCTAGTACTGCCGGTGTTAATATGATCAATAACCTATTTGCTGTAATATTATTACCAGTAATTGGCTATGTCTTAACCTATGTGACAACACACCTTGATGATGGTTATAACAATATTATTGATTTTCAATATGCTCTAAGTATTGTTATTATTATATTCCTTATATGTATTCCCCTTTGTTTTTTATTACCCAAAAATGTTGATATTTAA
- a CDS encoding YbgA family protein yields MNKIPMGVSSCLVGNNVRYNGGNCHKSYITGVYANYFDYKVVCPEVAAGLGVPRPTLFLVEDLKGNHLVKTNKTHKDVTTDINLAVNRLISKLDTIYGFILKAKSPSCGVETARVFDEVHNYTGKKTDGLFVQALRKYDPLLPVEDDGRLTDKALRDHFLRKVFCYYDLKTSFMACTNITEMMEYHSKHKVLLRMHNNKMKKVLGNMLSDAGKKVDIEEIKQKYISLFMQAIEKPAKRGSHYMALQNVLREINKKISKSQRQYLQEVLNKYKDCKVSWEVPVGIIRMYLLELELPYLSKQSYLNPYPDELVEAN; encoded by the coding sequence ATGAATAAAATACCTATGGGCGTAAGTAGTTGTTTGGTTGGAAACAATGTTCGTTATAATGGTGGAAACTGCCATAAATCATATATAACCGGAGTATATGCAAATTATTTTGATTATAAAGTTGTATGTCCTGAAGTTGCTGCAGGATTGGGTGTCCCTAGACCAACGCTATTTTTGGTAGAGGATCTAAAGGGTAATCATCTTGTTAAGACAAATAAAACACATAAAGATGTAACTACAGATATAAACCTTGCTGTAAACAGGCTTATCTCAAAACTTGATACAATCTATGGATTTATTCTAAAGGCAAAATCTCCAAGTTGTGGAGTAGAAACTGCAAGGGTTTTTGATGAGGTGCATAATTATACAGGTAAAAAGACAGATGGATTATTTGTACAAGCTTTAAGAAAATATGATCCTTTATTACCTGTTGAAGATGATGGTAGGCTTACTGATAAAGCTTTACGCGATCACTTTTTGCGTAAAGTATTTTGTTATTATGATTTGAAAACTAGTTTTATGGCTTGTACAAATATTACAGAGATGATGGAGTATCATTCTAAGCATAAAGTACTACTTAGAATGCATAATAATAAGATGAAAAAAGTTCTTGGTAATATGCTTTCAGATGCTGGAAAAAAGGTAGATATTGAAGAAATAAAGCAAAAATATATTAGTCTTTTTATGCAGGCAATAGAAAAGCCTGCTAAACGAGGTTCTCATTATATGGCTTTACAGAATGTTTTAAGAGAGATTAATAAAAAAATATCGAAATCACAGCGACAATATTTACAAGAAGTACTTAATAAGTACAAAGATTGTAAAGTTTCTTGGGAGGTGCCTGTCGGTATTATAAGAATGTATCTTTTAGAGCTTGAATTGCCATATTTAAGTAAACAAAGTTATCTAAATCCTTATCCAGATGAATTGGTAGAAGCTAATTAA